In a genomic window of uncultured Flavobacterium sp.:
- a CDS encoding T9SS type B sorting domain-containing protein: MKHKLLLFFLFFSFLMQGQCFDCAKNIGGWNGDVATDLKKTSDGLYLAKNSGNFGDYAGLYKYDFNCNLVWKKEIDNFRIQISKLTYDSQGNIYVLITWADAHNAVGPFPISFNGFPMYPGLNLFKFDKNGNLIWNRSIGHGADYGMRDIYIYNDILYITGTFYTDITINNQIKLINTVYTGNYVYHALLFIATFDLNGNLKDAQKFGTSNDDYISSEMDKKGNLYFSRSDYNNSSIDKIDSSLNIVWTKEISNNKIKNESYFIPTLLRYNSNNDKLYLWGSFYKFADILGTIYTDPNTGFNITQSILSEFNVITGKLERIKQINNSSTLAFGPSAGNTAYLAEKDNELFIFSSFTGVMKFPNKIIESRTFNGGGNTYYYSEELVLFKVNLNSFDSEFILKSSGTSYYTSSMSTDAANPILFHGNDLYLTASFQSSPLIINNTVINNNSGNNASDVMLYKYKLDASSTDSGAILAENTCFNEPTNFEVKGNFDSILWDFDDSNSTTNNSATISNPKHQFTAIGTYNVSAIIKCGTETQTLKKEIVITNIPKSFTLDPITACETTSGTGISNSFDTSNINEKIIDNQTNLVVEYRDSNGNLLQTPLPNPYTNTVKNEETIKVKSYFANNPSCFAEADLKLQTITKPANLLINSPQNFCIQQNATLNNIAITGQNIKWYDAAAAGTLLPNTTLLQNNTTYYASQSINGCESERVPVKINIQNTPPPTGDANQPFCSGSNPTIASIMVTGDLVKWYDTASNGTLLPTTTNLQDGKTYYVSQTVNNCESQRFAVTVSVKDTPLAPLELNSRAFCKSENATLNDIQIDGQNLKWYSSNIAASTLPNTTLLENNTTYYVSQTTGCESERTPILVKVNDTNLPTAKTEQPFCIDQNATIADINIQGTGIIWYDEAIAGNILTETTLLENKTYYATQTVNTCESKRVAVSIKIQDTPNPIANSPQTFCIQKNAKISDIEINGENIKWFESLSSNTTLSEITLLQNGITYYASQTINNCESDRIPVTIKILEATTGDCINFVDELPFPKFFTPNNDTYNDYWTIDFAYLAPNTGIKIFDRYGKLIKELVSNGTWDGTFLGQELPASDYWFSVTRLNGTEYRGHFSLKR, encoded by the coding sequence ATGTTGCTACCGATTTAAAAAAAACAAGTGATGGTCTTTATCTTGCCAAAAATTCAGGAAATTTTGGGGATTATGCTGGTCTCTACAAATATGATTTTAATTGTAATTTAGTTTGGAAAAAAGAAATCGATAATTTTAGAATTCAAATCAGCAAGCTAACGTATGACTCTCAAGGTAACATCTATGTTTTAATAACCTGGGCCGATGCCCACAATGCTGTTGGCCCTTTCCCGATATCATTTAATGGTTTTCCTATGTATCCTGGACTAAATCTATTTAAGTTTGATAAAAATGGAAATTTAATTTGGAACCGATCAATAGGTCATGGAGCAGATTACGGAATGAGAGATATTTATATTTATAATGATATACTTTATATTACTGGAACATTTTATACAGACATAACCATTAACAATCAAATAAAACTTATAAATACTGTTTATACTGGAAATTATGTTTATCATGCTTTATTATTTATCGCTACATTTGATCTCAATGGAAATCTAAAAGATGCCCAGAAATTTGGTACCAGCAATGATGACTATATTAGCTCTGAGATGGATAAAAAAGGAAATTTGTATTTTTCAAGGTCAGATTATAATAACTCAAGCATTGACAAAATCGATTCCAGTCTCAATATAGTTTGGACAAAAGAAATATCTAATAATAAGATTAAAAACGAATCTTATTTTATACCTACTCTTTTACGTTATAATTCCAATAATGATAAATTATATTTATGGGGCTCTTTTTACAAATTCGCAGATATACTTGGAACCATTTATACAGATCCTAACACTGGATTTAATATAACACAAAGTATTCTATCAGAATTCAATGTAATTACCGGAAAACTAGAACGAATTAAACAAATTAATAATTCTTCTACTTTAGCATTCGGTCCTTCTGCCGGAAACACAGCTTATTTAGCAGAAAAAGATAACGAACTATTTATCTTTTCAAGTTTTACAGGTGTAATGAAATTTCCTAATAAAATTATTGAATCCAGAACTTTTAATGGAGGCGGAAACACTTATTATTACAGTGAAGAATTAGTTCTTTTTAAAGTAAACTTAAATAGTTTTGATTCTGAATTTATACTAAAATCTTCAGGAACAAGTTATTACACAAGTAGCATGTCTACTGACGCTGCTAATCCAATTTTATTTCATGGAAATGATCTTTATTTAACAGCTAGTTTCCAAAGTTCTCCATTAATAATTAATAATACTGTAATAAACAATAATAGTGGTAATAATGCTTCTGATGTAATGTTATACAAATATAAACTTGACGCATCATCAACTGATTCGGGAGCTATCTTAGCCGAAAACACATGTTTTAATGAACCTACTAATTTCGAAGTAAAAGGAAACTTTGATTCAATACTATGGGATTTTGACGATTCAAATTCTACAACGAATAATAGCGCAACAATAAGTAATCCGAAGCATCAATTTACAGCCATAGGAACATATAATGTTTCTGCGATAATAAAATGTGGCACTGAAACTCAAACTTTAAAGAAGGAAATTGTAATAACGAATATTCCCAAAAGCTTTACTTTAGATCCAATTACTGCATGCGAAACAACTTCTGGCACAGGAATTTCAAACTCATTTGACACTTCAAATATTAATGAAAAAATTATTGATAATCAAACAAACTTAGTGGTTGAATATAGAGATTCAAATGGGAATCTATTACAAACTCCTTTGCCAAATCCTTACACGAATACTGTAAAAAACGAAGAAACAATCAAAGTTAAAAGCTATTTTGCTAATAATCCATCCTGTTTCGCTGAAGCTGATTTGAAACTTCAGACAATTACAAAACCGGCAAATCTTTTAATTAATTCTCCACAAAACTTCTGTATTCAACAAAATGCTACATTGAATAATATAGCTATTACTGGTCAAAATATAAAATGGTATGACGCGGCAGCTGCAGGAACACTATTACCAAATACAACTTTACTTCAAAATAACACAACTTATTACGCTTCGCAAAGCATAAATGGTTGTGAAAGTGAAAGAGTTCCTGTGAAAATAAATATTCAAAATACTCCTCCTCCAACTGGAGATGCAAATCAGCCTTTTTGTTCTGGATCGAATCCTACTATCGCAAGTATTATGGTTACCGGAGATCTTGTAAAATGGTATGATACCGCTTCAAATGGAACACTTTTGCCAACTACAACAAATCTTCAAGACGGAAAAACATATTATGTTTCTCAAACCGTAAATAATTGCGAAAGTCAAAGATTTGCGGTCACAGTTTCCGTAAAAGATACTCCACTTGCTCCTCTTGAGTTAAACAGTCGTGCTTTCTGCAAAAGTGAAAATGCAACTTTAAACGATATCCAAATTGACGGACAAAATTTGAAATGGTACAGTTCAAACATTGCAGCCAGTACTTTACCGAATACTACTTTACTGGAAAACAATACTACTTATTATGTTTCGCAAACTACAGGATGTGAAAGTGAAAGAACTCCTATTTTGGTAAAAGTCAATGACACAAATTTACCAACAGCAAAAACAGAACAACCTTTCTGTATTGATCAAAATGCTACAATTGCTGATATTAATATTCAGGGAACAGGAATCATTTGGTATGATGAAGCGATTGCAGGAAACATTTTGACAGAAACAACCTTACTTGAAAACAAAACTTATTATGCAACGCAAACTGTAAACACTTGCGAAAGCAAACGAGTTGCTGTGTCTATAAAAATTCAAGACACTCCAAACCCAATTGCCAATTCTCCGCAAACATTTTGTATTCAAAAAAATGCTAAAATCAGCGACATTGAAATTAATGGAGAGAATATAAAATGGTTTGAAAGTCTGTCTTCTAATACTACTTTATCAGAAATAACTTTACTTCAAAACGGCATTACTTATTATGCTTCGCAAACAATCAACAATTGCGAAAGTGACAGAATTCCGGTAACAATAAAAATTCTTGAAGCTACTACTGGCGACTGTATTAATTTTGTTGACGAACTTCCTTTTCCAAAATTCTTTAC